Genomic window (Streptosporangium brasiliense):
GAGGTGTATCTCATCCGTGTTGAATGGCCGTAATTCTGCGCATGCACGACCGCCGGACTGAGAAACCGCCTGGTAGACGCCAGAGTCCACGCCTGAGCTCTTCCGAAGGCCGGACCTTTGAGTGACCGACTGAGTGACAACGCCCACGGACGAGGCCGGACAGCGATGGATCACCATGGACCCTATGCACAGGTGAGAAGGGGTGTCGGTCGAGGTCCAGCTCCCTTGTGAGGTGCTTTGCAAGCAGGATGTCAGGAGTTCGAATCTCCTAGGCTCCACTCCTTCTCGGACATGGAAAAGCCCAGGTCAGGCAGGTTGCCGTAACCTGGGCTTCGATCTTCATTCGGCTTTCTTCCGTTCCCGTGCCCGTTGCGTGCCCGATCCCTTCTTCAGTGCCCCACGGGCGAGGTCGTCGAGCTTGCGGGCCACCTCCCGCTGCCGCTCGTCGGTCGAGTGCTGATAGATCATCGCTGCCCTCGTGCTGGAGTGGCCCATGCGTTCCATCAGCTCCCGGATCGACGCCCCGGCGTTCGCGGCGAGGGTGTTTCCGGTGTGCCGCAGGTCGTGAAAGTGGATCTTTGGCAGGCCCGCGTCCATGAGCGCCTGAGCCCAGACACGCCGGTTGAAGTTGGTGTCACGGAGCGGCCCGTCATCCGGTCCCGTGAATACCAGACCCTTGTCACCGTCCTGGGTGAAGTCCTTCACGTGCGCCCGCAGGTCCTCAAGGATCAGCTCGGGTACCACCACGGTCCGCTTGCCCGCCGCAGACTTGGGTTCGGTGAAGCCGAGCCCCTTGCCGGTGAGCTGCGTCAACTGACGTTCCACGCGTACGGTTCCGGCGTCCAGGTCGAGGTCTCGGCGCTGAAGGCCGGCCGGCTCCCCCGCCGTAGACTGCCGAAAGTCCCCAGCAGCACCAGAGCCCGATAACGCGGCTCGATCGTGTCGGCGAGCTTGTAGAGCTGGGCCACCGTCAGCACCGGCCGTTCCGGTGACTTCTCCTGGCCGGCGTCCTTGATCCGGCAGGGGTTCCGCTTGATGAGCCGGTCATCCACGGCCGTGGTGAGAATCGCCTTGATGAGCCGGTACGCCTTGGCCACGGTGACCTCACTGACCCCCGCGTCCAGCAGCTTCTTCCGCCACCGTCGGACGTGCGGGTCCTTGATCTCGCTCAGTGCCTTCTCGCCGAAGGTGGGAACGGGGTGGGTACGGAGGAGGTAGCCGTACAGCTCGACCGTGCGCAGGCGGAGGTTCGGCCGCTCGTCGATCCAGTCTTGCCCGTACTCCCCTAATGTGATCTTTCCTGCGTCCGGATCGATCCACTCGTCATCGACGATCTCCGCTTCTTTCCTGGTCGGCCAGACCTCAGCGTCGGTTTTGGCGGCGAAGGTCTCCGGTGCCGGGCGGTCCACCCCATCCGGGCCGGTGTAACGAGCCTGGAACCGGCCGGAGGGCAGTTGCAGAACGCGTCCGAAGCGTCTTTCAAGGGCGGCGCTCCGCGCCGCCATGCGGCCCGAGCTTGCGGGCCGCATGGCGGCGCGTGCGGCCTGGGGGCCATTCTCGCGCGCCCGCCACACGGGCCGCGATCGGGATGCGCCACCCGCCTTCACAGCCATTCCGATCCCATCACTACTGCCCTACGATCAGCCGCTGTGATGACTTTCTTTGACCCCCTTCTCGTCCTGCTCCCTCTGGTCGCTCTTGGCAACGCCATATGGCGCGCCATCATGAGCCCTGGCGCCGCACTCACGATCTTCCGAGCTGGATTCTTAGGCGCCGGTGCGGCCTTGCTGCTTCTTGCTCTGGTCAGCTCATCCGGCGTCTTCGGCGGTTCCTTCGCCGCCAGCTCCGAAACCCTCGATATCACGGTAAAGGCGGGATTCGGGATGATGCTCGGAGCATTCGTCTGCGCAGTCGCCCAATGGCGAAAAGACAACCATGCCTCCGGCGTGGGCGCTCGGCTCCGGGATGATCGCGACCAGCCGTGACCAGTGGATGGGTGGTTGAGGCGGGCGGAGTGTGCGCGCCGCACGGGGAAGTCCAAGCCGTCCAACTGCTCTGCCTCGCCGATCATGACGATATGGCAATGCCCCGATGGAATGGAAACGACGGCGTCAGGACAGAAGCGGGAAGCGCTCCGTTCGAGGACCAAGCAGGGTGCGCTCGTCCCCTGTCAAAGCTCGGCGACCGGTTGCTGCGGCCAGGAACGCTTGGTCATCCCAGTTCAAGTCGACGGGAAGTTCCATGCCGAGCAGCGCGGTGAAAACTGGCCGCATGACGTGCAGTGCAGAGGGCGTGGTCCACGGCGTCCGCTCTAGGGCCAATGCGACATCCAATCCGTGGGCCGCGACGGAGATGACACGGGTGACGACCCAGTCGGACAGTCTCATCGCACCGCGGCCCGGCATCAGGACCACGCGGTCCAGATCTTCTTGGCTCAGTTTGGCGATTGAGTCGTGGGAAATCTCGTCGAACCACTGAGCAGCAGAGGTCGAGGCGAGGATCCTCCGGGCCAGTTCCTGGGTCTGATCGACGTTGTTTTGCCGGTAGACCTGAGTGTCTCGTTCAGGTCTGCGATAGTAATCGGCCGCACTGACGAGTGGCGCATGCGGCTCGGCATCAGGAAAGCCGGTGTCGCCGAGGCCGATGCTGGCGGTGATGTGGACGATGAGCTCCTGCATGTCCCAGGGTGGGCAGTTCGTTGGAAGCTTCAGGCATCCCGGTTCCAAATCTCGCAGGACTGCGGACAACGCCCGACTTTCTTGTGTCAGTGCAACCAGCGCATCGCGGCCGGACATCGGACCCCCTTGACCATCGACATATCCCATGAATGCCGATCATTCCAGGAGGAAAGGACCCGCGAGGGCGGAGCAGCTAAAGCGGAGCAGCTAAAGCGGAGCAGCTAAAGCGGAGCAGCTAAATAGGCGCGGCGTGCCCACGGAGCAGGTACGCGGGAGTGGAACAGATACATTGAGAACCGAAAACGATCATGATCGGCAGTGAGACAAACGGCAAGATTCATCAGGTCCAATGAGACTTCTTTGCCTCCGATGAGACCGAACATCAGCAGTTCCGACTGACATTCCGTGTGATGGGTAGCGGCTTGTTCCTTGCTTGCCACCGCTCCGACCGCCGGCCCCAACCGTTTCACGGCCCCTTCGGGGTGCTTCGCATTGGCGCCGGCCGCAGATGGGCCGTTCCGCCCACGCAAAGCCGTTCCGCCCACGCAGGGCCGTGTCCGTGCGCCTTGGCCTGGCACTGGCCTTGCTGACGGCCGACCAACCTGACGAGGCCGGCCGGTTTGCCCTCACGGCCATGACAAGCGGAGTGCTGGTGCCGTCCAGCTACTGGAGGGCACCTGAGGTGATCAACGCCATTGAAACGCGCCACATGCCGGAGACCGCCGAGCTACGCGAGGCATATCGAGAGTTGAGCGACCCCGAGTAAAAGCATCGTCGCGAGGTGCGTCACGTCCATGTAGGACGAGAGTGGCTGTACCGGTTTGGAAGGGTGGATCTCCTCGTGGACCGGCCGATCATTCCGCGCTGGGTTCCGCCTGATCGCAGGCGTCGCCGTACTGGGTGGCCATCTGAGTGACAACGGCCGCCGACAGGACCGGGCAGTGATGGGCCATCGTAGACCGTTTGCCCAGGTCGGGGTAGGTGCCGGTGCTGGTCGCGCCCCTTCCCGGGTTGACTGAAGAGCAAATGGTCCCGTAACACGAGCCTCTGTGAACGTCTTCGGGGTTGAAGTGCTGCCGAATTGTGCTCATAGAGATCAAGCGGCGGCGCCCCGGGCCGCCGTACAGCGGCCCGTCGCTTGCCCGCCGCCCGGGCGTGCGGGCTGGGGGCCGGTCCCGGGCGGCAGCAGCGCCGGGCCGCCACGCCGGCCCTCGCGCGCCGTACCGAGCGAATTCACCGACGTCAGCGCCGCGCCGCCGCACATATACAGCCCTACGATCGCCTCGTTATGGCTGCTCTCCGCTCGTGGTCGGGGGCAATCGACGATCCGGCACTTTGTTCCTCAACACCGGCTCACCGGGTAGCGGTCTCCTCGGGTCGCTTGGCCCAGGTATGTCGGCACTGCCTCGGTCATAAATAGACATCCGATCGTCTGCGCCGCCTTCCGAGGATTTGGCCGATGCCCGTACTCTGACCACCCGATAACGGTCATGCATTGAAAGCGAGGCCAGCAGTGCTGCATACATGGGTCAGCACCGCAGGAGGGCCACTTATCGCCGTCCCCAAGTCCGAGCTCAACAGCTGGGCGGGTGTGGACGACAACAGCGGTCCTGTGGAGACCTGGGGCGACTACGGCCGCGCCTGTGCCGTTGAGGGCTACATCGGCCTTGTTACCGTTGGCGCGCAGCAGGCCCTCGTTCTCGGCGACGAACCGGCCATGACGACCTACCTGCCTGCCGAACGCCTCTTCCTGCGATGGGCCGCAGCAAACTCCGAAGCCGAGCTGGTCGAGGCGGCCAAGCTGGCCCTCGCAGCGGAGCCAGCTTGGGACGATGACGAAGACCTGAACTGGGAGGTGCGGGAGTCAATCGTGCTCTTCGACTCCACAATCCCCGGTGCTGAGCTGCAGCCTGACGAGCGCCTCATTATTGATCTTGGGCCTGGACAGTACAGGGTCCGAGCCACCTATACGAAGGACGAGGACAACTGGATGATCCTCGTCCAGCTCCAGCCAGCAACCTGATCCTGGGGCGTACTCTGCACCTGTGCCCTTCCGCGGATCCCGTGGTCGGGAGCCGGGGGCCTCAGCGTGTCAGATGTGTCGCTCTCCTGGGACGAGCCGCGCCTGGTCACCTGCCGGCAACTGGCGAGCGTGATCGTCGTGCCATCAGCGTGCCATTAAGGGCGGTCAGCATTCGAATCTCCTGGGCTCACTCAGTGGAAAATGACCGCGCAGCCGGTCGCGATGCTGGCCCGGCACGCCTCATGCAGGGTGAGCCACACCACAGATTCGATCTCGAACGGTGCGCTCTCCGGCAGCGCGAACACCCGGGAGGCTTCGGTGTCCGACAGGGACCCGTCCTCCTCGATCTGGATGCCGATCACCGGAGCGCACTCGCGCAACTCCGCCAGAAGACGGTGACTTGACCCGACCATCCCGCCTCCGGCGATCCCCGCGTCATCGGACAGGAAGAGCGGGTCGTGGAAGTCGACCGGAACGTAGTAGCCGTCGCAGTCGGAGTGGCAGAGCAGGTGTGAGTAGAGCTTGAAGATCTCGTCTTCGACCTTGTAGTGGTCCCGGGAGAGTTCTTCCTGGCCGGAGATCGGTGTCACCGGCTCCTCTCTTCTCATGAGGGCGAAAACTCTACGCAGATAGTGCAGGTACCCGTAGGGGAACGAAGCCGCATGGCTGCGCATGAACGGCGGCGTGCTCTCCGGCCCGTGCCGGACCGGTTCCTCCGGCTGACGCCATGTCACCCCTTCCTGCATCAGGGCCGTGCTCAGCCTCTCCATCTCCGCGCGGTAGTGCGTGATGCCTTCTTCGTCGCTCGCCCACGACTCGATTCCCACAGATATGCCAAGACCCATGCGGTAGAACGTAGCTCTCTCATATGAGCTGTCGTGAATCGCCCTGAGTCCGCCGCGATCACACATCACCGGACAGTGTCCGCCGCGTGACCAGGGCCGGGAGCCCTATACGGCGTGACGGCTCCCGTTTGCAGGCAGGATGTCAGGAGTGCGGTAGATCATCGCGGCGCGCGTGCTGGAGACGAGGGCTCAACCAACGATCCGACCTCGGCGGTCCCGTGTTCGTCGAAGGCCCGGAACACTCGCACGGTTGGGTCTGGTGCCCCATCGTCCCGAAGGCGATCGGTGAGGAGGAAGTCAGCCAGCTCGAACTCAGAAGCGTGCTCGTTCTCGCTCAGGAAGAAGGCCCCGCCGGCGAGGTCAGGATCCCAGCCATGTGTCAAGGCGTGGTCGATGACCCTCCGCACGTCCTTGGGGGTCGGATAGGTGGAATCAGTCGCACAGCCCCACGGCAAGACCGCCTTTGACAACAGATCCGCCTGGAGCACACGGCTGTTCTTCCCGGCACCCCAAACCCGCAGGCGGATACACCTGTGACAGTCATGCTCACCGGACACGTGGTGGATCTGGCCCGTCCATACGAACTCTCGCCCGCCCGCATACAGCTTCCGCAACCGCGCCCGCACGCCGCCCGCCTCACCTCATCGGCCGGGTTGAAGCCTACGACTGCTCACCCGCGTACTGTGCGCGCATTTGCTCGTTTTCCTGGCACGCGGGTGACGGCCTCCGGTGAAGCGGCGGTGCTCTGCGCCGCCGCGAGACCGTGCCCGCCCGGCGTCCCGGCATCGGGATGGGAGGGCGGCTCGACCGTCGGCAGCGCAGGCCGTTCCATGACGCTGCCGTGCCGTGCCGTGCCGAGCCGCTGGCTGCTACGGTCCCAGGCCGGTAGGCCGGTGCCTGGTCTACGGCCTCCTGCATCGTCAACGCGTGTTCCGGTGCCCGTTCCTCCTGGCCAGGGACGGGCACCGATGGGCTGTGGCGAGTTCACGCGGACTTGCGGAGACCGGCGAACAGCAGGCCGGTGAAGCCGGCGACCACTACGGCCTGGACGATCACGAGCGCGATGCCCAGGTTGGTCAGCGGGAACCAACCGGCGATGAGCAGTTCCGCGCTCGCGACGACCCAGGCGACGTTGACAGCCATCACGATGCCCACGGCGGCCTTGCTCATCGTCGCCCGGGAGGCGAGGAGGAGCAGAGCGGCTGCCCAGGCGACCAGGAACGCACCAATGGGGTAGAGGAAGGCGGCGGGGAGGCCGAACAGCTCGCCGAAGATCGCCGCAACGACGACGTAGACGACTCCGTTGGCGCCCGAGCCCATCGCATCCTGCTTGAGGGCGAAGCGGAGCAGCTTGGCGTCGGTGACGGTCTTGACGGTGCTGGCGACGGTGGCCATCTGGGAGTTCCCTTCGCAGTGCTGACGTGCGTGTGATCACGAAGCTACGCAGGTCTGCACAACCCCGAATCAGTCATCGTGACGGTAGGTTCCTGAACGTGCTGTACGGGCGATCAAGGGAACAAGCGGACATCGAACGGCTCCTGGCGGAGGCCAGGGCCGGCCAGAGCGGGACTCTTGTCATCCGCGGCCAGGCGGGCATCGGTAAGTCGGCGCTCCTGCACCATGCCGCCGCGCGGGCGGAAGACATGCGAGTGCTGCGCGGTGTCGGCATCGAGTCCGAGGCCGAGTTGCCCTTCGCCGCGCTTCATTCCCTTCTCCGCACCGGGCTGGGCCGGATCCGCACACTGCCGGACGCGCAGGCCACCGCACTCAGCGGGGCTTTGGGCCTGGGTGACGTCGCGCCGGAGAACCGGTTCCTGGTCGGGTTGGCCACGCTGAGTCTTCTCTCCGAGATCGCAGGGGATGGCGCGCTGCTCTGTCTCATCGATGACGCACAGTGGTTCGACCAGGCGTCCATCGACGCGCTGTTGTTCGCCGCCCGCCGCCTCGACGCTGAAGGCGTCGCTATGATCTTCGCCGCTCGAGAGGGTTTCCCCGCCGCAGGGCTGTCCGAGCTCCGGCTGGGTGGGTTGGACGATGCCGCCGCCGCTGCCCTGCTTCCGGATGTCCTTCTGCCACAGGTGCGGGAACGCCTCATCGAGGAAGCGGACGGCAACCCCCTGGCGCTCATCGAACTGCCCGCCGCGCTCACCGCCGAACAGCGCGCCGGGCGATTGTCGCCGGTGGGTGCCATGCCCGTCGCCGATCGAGTTCAGGAGATGTTCCGGAACCAGATAGCCGCGCTTCCCGAGGCGGCGCGCACCGCGCTGCTGATCGCGGCGGCGGACGGGTCCGGTGAGCTTGAGACCGTGGTGGGTGCGGGTGCCTCCCTCCAGGGCCTCGAATCAGCCGAGCGGAACCGCCTGATGGAGATCAGGGGGACGACCATCGGTTTCCGTCATCCCCTCATCAGGGCCGCCGCCTACCAGAGCGCGCCGGTCACCCGGCGCCTTGCCGTACATCGAGCCCTCGCCGACGCCCTGACCGACTCGGTCGCCGTGGATGCGGCCGACCGGCGGGCGTGGCACCTGGCCTCCGCCGTGCTCGGCACTGACGAGGGAGTCGCGCGAGAGTTGGAGGAGGTGGCGGAACGGGCGCGTACTCGCGGTGGCTACGCCGCGACCGCGGCCGCCTACGAGCGTGCTGCCGAGCTCACCGCCGATCCGGTACGGCGATCGGGACGGCTGGCCGCTGCCGCGTTGGCAGCAAGCGATGCCGGGCTGATGGGGCGTGCGGCCGCGCTCGCTGACAGCGCCACGCCTGACGTGGATGACCCCCTCGTGATCAGCGCGCTGATCCAGGTACGTGCCCATCGCGAATTCGAGCAGGGCACACCGCTCGCGGCGGGCCGGATCGTCATGGACGGTGTTCCTCGGGTGATGGCCCGTTCCTCCGAGCGGGCCACCTGGCTGCTGGTGGAAGCCATCCGCTGCGCCTGGTCCGCCGGTGATGCGGGGCTGGCCGAGGAGGCGGCCGCCGGCCTCCGCGTGCTCCCGGAGATCGACTCGCCGCTGGTCCGCGGGGCGCTTGGGCTGACCCGCATGCTGAGCGGTGACATCGGAGGTGGGACCGAGCTCATGGGCGAGGCGGTCGACGGACATGCGCTTGCCGAGCTGGGAGTGCCTGGGCTGACCTTCACCGCCTCCCTGTGCTTCCCGCTGGGCCGCGCCGCCCGCTACGAGGAGATCGCCGGACGGGTCGTGGCGGAGTGCCGGAAAAGCGGAATGATCGGTTGGCTCGCCGTCGCATTCCAGGATCATGGTCTCGCGCAGGGGTGGCTCTGCCGGTACGGCGAGGCCAGGGCAACCCTGAACGCAGGGCTGCGGCTGGCGGCGGAACTGGGGCACGAGCATCAGGTCAGTCATCTCATGTGCTCTCTCGCCTGGGTGCTCGCTCACCAAGGGGATGTGGAGCAGTGTCGCGCCAACGCCGAGGAAGGCATCGCGAGAGCCGACGGCCAGGGACTGGCCCTCGCGGCGGCCATCGGGCGCTGGGCACTCGGCCGACTCGAACTCGGCCTGGGCCGTCCGGACGCCGCCCTCCAGCAGTTCGAGGCCATCCCGTCGACGGGCCTCACCGTCCTCTCCGCCGCCGACCAGGTCGAGGCCGCCATCCGTGGCGGCCGGCCCGAGCGGGCGAAGGAGCCGCTTGCCAGATACCTGGAGTGGGCGCGGCACGTCCGTCAGCCGTCGTCGGACGCGATCGCCCTGCGCTGCCGTGCCCTCGTCGAGAAGGACGAGGCGCACTTCGCGCATGCCGTGCGCTGCCATGAGGCAGGCGATCAGCCGTACGAACAGGCGAGGACGCAGCTCGCCTATGGCGAGTGGCTGCGACGGGCACGGCGGCGAGCGGACGCCCGCGCACAGTTACGGGGTGCGCTGGAGATCTTCGACCGGCTCGGCGCGGAGCTGTGGGCCGAGCGCGCCCGGGCGGAGTTGCGCGCGACCGGAGACGTGCCGGCGGCGCCGCGCAAGGCCGACGACCCGCTCAGCGTACTCACCCCCAGGGAACGCCAGATCGTACGGCTGGCGGCCAACGGCACCTCCAACCGCGACATCGCCGCTCAGCTTTTCCTCAGCCCGCGGACCGTCGGCTATCACCTCTACAAGGCTTTCCCCAAGCTTGGTATCACCTCGCGGTCTCAGTTGGCGGCTGTCGCCCGGTCTTCGCCGGTGCCCGACTGACCGATGTCCGCTCGGAAGTCGGACCGAAGCCGCGGCGCCTGATCTCCGTACAGGGTTGGGGCGATCGACGGTCCAGGGCTCCGTTCCTCAGCCCTGGACCACCGGATAGCGTGGCTGATCACCGTTCGTCCTGACGGCGTAATGGAGATGCCGAGGCTTACCGAAAGCCTGGCAGAAGAGCCGGATTCCAAGGTCCGGAGCATGCGCGGAACGGCCAGTCCCAGAGGATGCGGCAGCACCCGAAGCGCCAGGTCAGGGCATCGTGAAGGACGGGAAGCGCCTTCCGCTTCTAATCCGCGGTCTGTTCCTCGTCATCAGCCGGAAGCACACCACAGGCGCTGTCGATCTCTCCGGTCGCGATCATGTCTCGTACGGCATCGCTCATCGAGGTGAAGCCCGGTTCGCTGACCCGGTAGAAAGGGCCGTCGATCTCGATCATGTGGCTCAATCTGCCCGCGATGTCAAAGTACTGCAACGGGTACTGCAACACAGGCACACGCTGGCTCACGTCCACACCCGTCCAACACTGGTCAGGGCCGGGTTCCGAGCCCTGGAGCATGGCCGGGACAGTCCTGATAAGGAAGAGGCTCATGGATGCCGGCCGTCGGGCCTCTGGCGGAGCCGCTCGCTGTGTAGCCCTCGGACGGATCTGTAGAGCCCTGAAGGCGTTGGGGTCGGCCTAAGATCAACTCATGCGCACCGGGTACAACGAGGCTTTGGCGATGCTCGGATACTTGTTGGGCGTGGTCGCCTCGTCCGTACTCGTCGGATGGGCACACGAGAGCGACCGGGAGTCGCTCAGCGAAGTCCTGCTCATGTGCTCCCTGTTGTTCGAGATCGCATTTCTCTTCGGGTCGGTCCGGCTTCTCTTCCGTGGGTTGCGGTCGGGCGGTCGATTCCTCGCGCGTCGGTGGCGGACGACAGCCTCGCAGGATCTTCCCGGGTCGCCGGGCCATTAGCGGGTCATCAAGGGTGGTAGACGGCGGTCAGTCACGGTCACTCGCGGGGGACTTCTCGACGGTCGCGACGATCTCGTCGACCGCCCGTCTGGACTCGGGCAGGGAGTACAGGGGCCAGACGTGCATCACGCCGGGGTACTCGAACCAGTCCAGGGACACGCCCTCCTGCCGGGCCCTGTCCCTGAGCCGGTGGGCGTCGGCGTTGAGGATGTCGAGGGTGCCCGTGAACACGGTGATGGGGGCCAGCCCGCGGAGCGAGCCGTACAGGGGGCTGACCACCGGATCACGCGGGTCCAGGCCTCCCGCGTACAGGCGGCCGGCCTCGCGCACGCCCTCGGGGGCGAGAATCGGGTCGACCCGCTCCAGCGCCACCATGGCCGGGTCGCTGCAGGAGATGTCGACGCACGGCGACACCAGCACCAGGTGTGCTGGTTGCGGCAGACCGGCCTGCCTGGCCTGCATGATCAGGGACAGGGAGAGGTTGCCCCCGGCGGAGTCGCCCATCACGGTCAGGACCTCCGGGGAGAACCGCTCGACGAGGTCCCGGTAGAGAGGCAGGAGCATGGCCCACACGTCGCGGGCGGTGTGCTCGGGGGCCGGCGGGTACAGGGGGACGGTGATCGAGCAGCCCAGCCGTTCGGCCAGCGTGCCGATGAAATCCCAGTGCAGCGAGGTGATCGACAAGGACCAGCCACCGCCGTGCAGGTACAACAGGTGACGGTTGGTGTGCCCGGACTTCGGGCGCACCGTGTAGACGCGGTGACCGGCCACGTGCTGCTCCTCGACGGAGAGCCGATCCTTGAAGCCGGGTACGGCGGGGCCTCTCCTGCGATCGGCGGCGATGCTCTTGTGTACCTTCTCCGCGCTGCCGTACATGCGCCGTTTGACGCCCATCAGCCTGACCATGACGGTGGTCAGCCGCGCTTGCATGCTTGTCATGGGGGATCTTTCCCAGGTGGAGGTGACGGCGGTGAGGTGGTCGGGCGCGCGCCCGTTCACCGTCGCCGTCCGGCGATCATGGCCACGCCCGCCGTCGCCGCCCAGACGATCAGGGGGTAGATCGCCAGACGCTCCATCGTGCCGAGTCCGAGCCCGAGAAACTGGTTGAACAGGAACAGGATCGCCATGACCAGACCGAAAGCGCCCGCGAGGATGCCGAGCACAGCGGGCACCCGCCACCCGGGGGCGCCCCGGGTGGCGGATCCGAGCACCAGCACTCCCGCGTTCCCGGCGGTGAAGATCCCCATCACGCCCAGACCGTGCACGACGATCACCCACTCCTGATCATTTGATGGTCCGGCTCGCCGCCGGACCCGAATGCGGGCAGCGCGGAATCCACGCCGGGCGGGCGCGCGACGGCACCCACGGCACCGGCCGCGGCCAGGGCGGTGCCCTGGCCGGCGGGTGCGGCGTTTCGCTGACGTGGATTGACGCCCTACCGGCCCTCCTGTGGCCTCTCCGGGCGTGTTCTATGGATCTTCCGATTCCCGCGAGGCGGGGTTTACAGGCCGCGCTCGATCAGGTCGAAGGCCTCGTCGATCAGATCGTCGAGAGACTTGCCGACGTCGTCCTGCCAGGAGGCCCGCACGGCCCACTCGATGATGGAGAACGTCGTGACGACCAGCACGCTGGGGTAGACCTCACGCGGCAGGTCGGCCTCCATCCGATCGGCCACGGTCCGCATGAGGGTCACGAAGATCTGCTCTTGATCGGCGGGTCTGCGCGCCCGGGCGAGCAGTTCGGGGTTACGGCGCCACAGCGCGACCTGCTCGCGGCTGGGCACGAAGGATTCGGCGATCTCCTTGGCCAGGAATCGCATGGACCGGACCACCGGCTCGTCCGCGGGACGCGCGGTCACCAGTGCCGCCAGTTCCTCCGCCGACGAGGAGGGCCCGACCGTCAGGGCCTCTTCCTTGGTGGAGAAGTAGTTGAAGAAGGTCCGGGTGGAGATGTCGGCCGCCTCGGCGATCCCCTCGACGGTCAGGCTCTCCAGCCCCCTCTCCAGGGCCAGGCTCACCGCCGCGTCTCCGATGAGCCGTCGCTTCCGTGCCCTGTTGCGTCTGCGACGCTCTTCCACCGCACCCACGATCTGCACAGTACGCAAGAATTGCATTATGTGCAATTAACTGGACGGCGGAGTCCCGTCCGCAACCGGTCGCCCCGCCGATCGGCCGTGGACCCCGCCGACCCCGTCGGGCAGGGACCGC
Coding sequences:
- a CDS encoding tyrosine-type recombinase/integrase; this translates as MERQLTQLTGKGLGFTEPKSAAGKRTVVVPELILEDLRAHVKDFTQDGDKGLVFTGPDDGPLRDTNFNRRVWAQALMDAGLPKIHFHDLRHTGNTLAANAGASIRELMERMGHSSTRAAMIYQHSTDERQREVARKLDDLARGALKKGSGTQRARERKKAE
- a CDS encoding maleylpyruvate isomerase N-terminal domain-containing protein; the protein is MSGRDALVALTQESRALSAVLRDLEPGCLKLPTNCPPWDMQELIVHITASIGLGDTGFPDAEPHAPLVSAADYYRRPERDTQVYRQNNVDQTQELARRILASTSAAQWFDEISHDSIAKLSQEDLDRVVLMPGRGAMRLSDWVVTRVISVAAHGLDVALALERTPWTTPSALHVMRPVFTALLGMELPVDLNWDDQAFLAAATGRRALTGDERTLLGPRTERFPLLS
- a CDS encoding Imm21 family immunity protein — protein: MLHTWVSTAGGPLIAVPKSELNSWAGVDDNSGPVETWGDYGRACAVEGYIGLVTVGAQQALVLGDEPAMTTYLPAERLFLRWAAANSEAELVEAAKLALAAEPAWDDDEDLNWEVRESIVLFDSTIPGAELQPDERLIIDLGPGQYRVRATYTKDEDNWMILVQLQPAT
- a CDS encoding helix-turn-helix transcriptional regulator — translated: MLYGRSREQADIERLLAEARAGQSGTLVIRGQAGIGKSALLHHAAARAEDMRVLRGVGIESEAELPFAALHSLLRTGLGRIRTLPDAQATALSGALGLGDVAPENRFLVGLATLSLLSEIAGDGALLCLIDDAQWFDQASIDALLFAARRLDAEGVAMIFAAREGFPAAGLSELRLGGLDDAAAAALLPDVLLPQVRERLIEEADGNPLALIELPAALTAEQRAGRLSPVGAMPVADRVQEMFRNQIAALPEAARTALLIAAADGSGELETVVGAGASLQGLESAERNRLMEIRGTTIGFRHPLIRAAAYQSAPVTRRLAVHRALADALTDSVAVDAADRRAWHLASAVLGTDEGVARELEEVAERARTRGGYAATAAAYERAAELTADPVRRSGRLAAAALAASDAGLMGRAAALADSATPDVDDPLVISALIQVRAHREFEQGTPLAAGRIVMDGVPRVMARSSERATWLLVEAIRCAWSAGDAGLAEEAAAGLRVLPEIDSPLVRGALGLTRMLSGDIGGGTELMGEAVDGHALAELGVPGLTFTASLCFPLGRAARYEEIAGRVVAECRKSGMIGWLAVAFQDHGLAQGWLCRYGEARATLNAGLRLAAELGHEHQVSHLMCSLAWVLAHQGDVEQCRANAEEGIARADGQGLALAAAIGRWALGRLELGLGRPDAALQQFEAIPSTGLTVLSAADQVEAAIRGGRPERAKEPLARYLEWARHVRQPSSDAIALRCRALVEKDEAHFAHAVRCHEAGDQPYEQARTQLAYGEWLRRARRRADARAQLRGALEIFDRLGAELWAERARAELRATGDVPAAPRKADDPLSVLTPRERQIVRLAANGTSNRDIAAQLFLSPRTVGYHLYKAFPKLGITSRSQLAAVARSSPVPD
- a CDS encoding alpha/beta hydrolase, with product MTSMQARLTTVMVRLMGVKRRMYGSAEKVHKSIAADRRRGPAVPGFKDRLSVEEQHVAGHRVYTVRPKSGHTNRHLLYLHGGGWSLSITSLHWDFIGTLAERLGCSITVPLYPPAPEHTARDVWAMLLPLYRDLVERFSPEVLTVMGDSAGGNLSLSLIMQARQAGLPQPAHLVLVSPCVDISCSDPAMVALERVDPILAPEGVREAGRLYAGGLDPRDPVVSPLYGSLRGLAPITVFTGTLDILNADAHRLRDRARQEGVSLDWFEYPGVMHVWPLYSLPESRRAVDEIVATVEKSPASDRD
- a CDS encoding TetR/AcrR family transcriptional regulator translates to MQIVGAVEERRRRNRARKRRLIGDAAVSLALERGLESLTVEGIAEAADISTRTFFNYFSTKEEALTVGPSSSAEELAALVTARPADEPVVRSMRFLAKEIAESFVPSREQVALWRRNPELLARARRPADQEQIFVTLMRTVADRMEADLPREVYPSVLVVTTFSIIEWAVRASWQDDVGKSLDDLIDEAFDLIERGL